One window from the genome of Heptranchias perlo isolate sHepPer1 chromosome 15 unlocalized genomic scaffold, sHepPer1.hap1 SUPER_15_unloc_1, whole genome shotgun sequence encodes:
- the timm8a gene encoding mitochondrial import inner membrane translocase subunit Tim8 A has translation MEAQGMAADPQLQQFIEVESQKQKFQQLVHGLTELCWDKCMDKPGPRLDSRTETCFVNCVERFIDTSQFILNRLEQTQKSKMSPESLSD, from the exons ATGGAAGCGCAGGGAATGGCGGCCGATCCCCAACTCCAGCAATTCATCGAGGTGGAGAGTCAGAAACAGAAGTTCCAGCAGCTCGTGCACGGGCTGACCGAGCTCTGCTGG GATAAGTGTATGGATAAACCAGGCCCACGGCTTGACAGCAGAACAGAAACCTGTTTCGTCAACTGCGTGGAGCGATTCATCGACACCAGCCAGTTCATCCTGAATCGGCTGGAACAGACGCAGAAAAGCAAGATGTCCCCGGAGAGCCTGAGCGACTGA